In the genome of Actinobacillus lignieresii, the window ATTAGTAGCTAAAGTTACAAGAGTAAATTTATCATTATCCAACCAGCCTTTATCGCGTAAAAAATCCACAGTCCCATCCGTACTGGCATTATTTACCACCACAATATGAGAAAGTGGATAAGTTTGAGCTTGCAAAGCTTGTAAACAATTTAATAATAATTCTTTTCGGTTGTAAGTGACTACAATGGCACAAATAGATTTATTCTGCATAAGTGATCTATCAATAAAAGACCGCTTCAAAACAAGCGGTCTATTTTCTAAAGAATTTTACACATCCATATTGACATAGAATGGTTTTAAATTCTTATTACTCGCTAATGATTGTTTAATCTCATCAACGGTTTCTAATGCTTCCTTAATGGTTACATCCATATCTAAATAACGATATGTCCCTAAACGTCCGACAAAAGTTACTTGCGTTTCTTTGTTTGCTTTTTCAACATATTGTTGCAATAAGGCTTTATCTTTCACTAAACGAATAGGATAGTATGGAATATCCTTTTCTTCGCATAAACGGCTAAATTCTCGATAGCAAATCGTTTTTTCGTGATTTTCCCACGGTGCAAAGTGTTTGTGTTCCGAAATACGCGTATACGGTACTTCTTCATCGCCATAATTGATGACCGCATTACCTTGGAAATCGCCTTCGGCACGGAACGCTTCAAAATCCAACGTACGATAACCTAAACGCCCCAACTCAAAACCAAAATAAGCATCTAACGGACCCGACCAGAAAATATGATCAAATTCCGCTTTCATACTTTCAACAAATGGGGTCGCTAACCGTACTTCAATATTCTCGTGTTTCAGAATATTTTCTACGATAACGGTATAACCATCCTTCGGCATACCTTGGAATTTATGCGCAAAGTAGTTATCGTCATAATTAAAACGCACCGGTAAGCGTTTTAAGATACTTGCCGGTAACTCTTTCGGCTCTACGCCCCATTGTTTTTTAGTATAGCCGTAGAAAAACGCTTTATATAAATCGTGACCGACAAAACGCATCGCTTGTTCTTCAAACGTTTGCGGATAGGTAATCGACATATCCGCTTGGCTTTCAATTAACGCTTTCGCTTCACTTGGTGAACAAGTTTTACCAAAGAACTGGTTAATCGTATGTAAATTAATCGGCAACGAATACACAGCCCCTTGGCTAATCGTTTTTACTCGATTAACAAACGGCATCCACTCACCAAATTGATTCACATAATCCCATACACGTTCATTATCAGTATGGAAAATATGTGGACCGTAAACGTGAACCATCACATTCGTTTCGGCATCACGTTCAGAGTGGCAGTTTCCCGCCACATGATTACGTTGATCAATTACCGTTACTTGATAACCTTGCTCTGCAAGCCCGCGTGCAATAACCGCATTTGAAAAGCCAGCGCCGACTAGGAGAAATTTTTTCATCATTTGATCCTTAATTATTGATCTTGTTTAAATTGTTTTTTCCAAAATTCTGTACTTGTCAGTTCATCGTATGATGAACGATATTCGTTTTCTAATCTATTATAATTTTTATATAAATTATAAATCGCTTTAGTATAACGTATTAAATGATTAAAGAATTTCTTCTTATCATGTTTAAGAATAAAACCTTTGTTACTAGTCCAATGTATATATAAAACATCATTATATCGGTAAACTTCTCGTAAATTTCCACCAAATCCTTTATGTTGCCATACTCGACCTTTCTTAAAAAACATTTTGGGTAATAAGTGACCATTTAGTGTCAACAATCTGACACATCTTGAGATTCTTGTTTCATGAGGATTTCCATTAATAGCTTGAGAAGCTACATCTAGAAGAATATCTTCCGGCTTCTCATTAATAACCAAACTACTAATTTCTTTTCTCTTATCTGACATACTAACATTATCAATCCAAAAATTTTTTCCTTTTGTACAGTCTTCTACTGCTATAATTGCTGCAAGTGCAGTTTCATAGTGATAAGTAAATAAATTTCGTAAACACATTTTCATAGTAGTTTTCAATATTCCTTTAAATCCTCCGTCTACTAATCCATGGAAATGTTGCATAATATGATTTCTTACATCTAAATAGTATGGTAAAGGTCCGTTTTTTAATGAAAAATCATCACCCCAAGTGGAAATACCATTTAATGTAATAATATTAAATTTATGTTTTAAACCAAAACCAATATCATCTCCTCTCACAAAATAAGGAAATGCTAGATTTGTTACTTTTGATATAGGGAAAGCTAAGAACCACCATCCCCCATAATCAATATGTTCCTCTAATTCATTAACAAGTAAATCATGTTTATTTCTTAAATCCAAGTTACACTTATTTGGTTTACAAATGCCATCAAATCTAGCTCCATTCTCAAATTGCCTAAACATTTCTGCTTCTCTAAGCATCGCCCCAGCTATAGCAGCACTAGGATCTTTAGCGAATTCCAATAAAGAAACCGTTCTTCTAATACTCTCAACTTCACAGGAAGCATCATCATCCATAAATAGACAATGAGTATAATTACCTTGTTCCTTCAGATGAATTAGTCCCCTTGTAAATCCTCCTGATCCTCCTAAATTTTCATTTGAAATAATATTCACACCTAAAAATCCAGGGAGATTACTACTATTATCTACCACATTTAAAGACACTTTATCTCTAAATTCTTCTTGAGTTAATAATTGACTACTTAAGCGTTCAATAGCAGGAATAACATATTGTTGACGATTAAAATGAGTAATAACTATTCCTAACTTTATAGAATTATTCGGAACATCAGATGTTGAAAAACTAAAGTCCTTAATATTGGATTTTGATGATAATGACTCTACATCAAAAAATAACATTCCATCTTCTAAAGCTTTCCAGAAATCTAAAGGAATAGATATTGTTTCCACATCTGTAGAATTTAGATAATTTTCACCTACTATACGATCACTAAAGTTTAATCTATGTACATGCCAAGTTATTTTAATTTGCCCTTTGAATGTTAAATTAAACGTCAATTCTTTAATAGAAGTATGACGTTTCCATTTACCAATACTGATACTATTAAAATAAGTATCAGTATATACTCTGCCCCCTCGACGTAAATCTACTTGTGATTCAGCAATATTTAAAATAGCATTACTATTATGCTTAAAATATAGATCTGTTTGACTACATAAATTAAATGATGGATAAACAGACCTTTGAATAATAACTGACATATTGACTACCTTTAATTTAATTTAAGAATTGTTATACCATTAACATCATACACACCTAAATGATTAGGAACATAATTGCATTCTGCTACTTCTTCTGAGTGTAATACAATATTCTGTCTTTTAAGAAAAGATAAAGATATTGCATTTATATCCCTTGTTACTCCTGTTCCTACTAGTTTACCAATATCTCCACATATAAAAACATCCTTCCTAGGTTGTAAACTCAATAAATTTAATAAATTATTTTCTATCTTAGCAAATTTTGATTCCGAAGTATAAAACTCGTTCCAAGAATTAGCCCCATAAAAAATAAAAAACAAAGGAATTACATAATATAATTTACCTAAATAATTAAAATTCAACATAAAAAATAATAAATTAGAAACTATAATAAATATATCATTTTTTATATATACATATTCTTTAACCAAAAAAGACGAATATACCCATGAAAAGAGAGAATAACCTAAAATAAAAATTATATAATTTGCATTTAT includes:
- the glf gene encoding UDP-galactopyranose mutase, whose amino-acid sequence is MKKFLLVGAGFSNAVIARGLAEQGYQVTVIDQRNHVAGNCHSERDAETNVMVHVYGPHIFHTDNERVWDYVNQFGEWMPFVNRVKTISQGAVYSLPINLHTINQFFGKTCSPSEAKALIESQADMSITYPQTFEEQAMRFVGHDLYKAFFYGYTKKQWGVEPKELPASILKRLPVRFNYDDNYFAHKFQGMPKDGYTVIVENILKHENIEVRLATPFVESMKAEFDHIFWSGPLDAYFGFELGRLGYRTLDFEAFRAEGDFQGNAVINYGDEEVPYTRISEHKHFAPWENHEKTICYREFSRLCEEKDIPYYPIRLVKDKALLQQYVEKANKETQVTFVGRLGTYRYLDMDVTIKEALETVDEIKQSLASNKNLKPFYVNMDV
- a CDS encoding glycosyltransferase; translation: MSVIIQRSVYPSFNLCSQTDLYFKHNSNAILNIAESQVDLRRGGRVYTDTYFNSISIGKWKRHTSIKELTFNLTFKGQIKITWHVHRLNFSDRIVGENYLNSTDVETISIPLDFWKALEDGMLFFDVESLSSKSNIKDFSFSTSDVPNNSIKLGIVITHFNRQQYVIPAIERLSSQLLTQEEFRDKVSLNVVDNSSNLPGFLGVNIISNENLGGSGGFTRGLIHLKEQGNYTHCLFMDDDASCEVESIRRTVSLLEFAKDPSAAIAGAMLREAEMFRQFENGARFDGICKPNKCNLDLRNKHDLLVNELEEHIDYGGWWFLAFPISKVTNLAFPYFVRGDDIGFGLKHKFNIITLNGISTWGDDFSLKNGPLPYYLDVRNHIMQHFHGLVDGGFKGILKTTMKMCLRNLFTYHYETALAAIIAVEDCTKGKNFWIDNVSMSDKRKEISSLVINEKPEDILLDVASQAINGNPHETRISRCVRLLTLNGHLLPKMFFKKGRVWQHKGFGGNLREVYRYNDVLYIHWTSNKGFILKHDKKKFFNHLIRYTKAIYNLYKNYNRLENEYRSSYDELTSTEFWKKQFKQDQ